Proteins from a genomic interval of Fusarium oxysporum Fo47 chromosome I, complete sequence:
- a CDS encoding CTAG/Pcc1 family translates to MTAIPDPEFPCSIVLNVPFPTARLATTALKAIQVDPELSPLVRRQLTVVPAPTSTQGSPSGGDADVRLLEVQYRATTNRMLRVAVNGFMESLKLVVEVMEQLDTDVLDHQQ, encoded by the exons ATGACCGCCATTCCCGATCCCGAATTTCCCTGCTCGAT TGTCCTCAACGTCCCCTTTCCCACCGCTCGACTGGCCACAACCGCCCTCAAGGCCATTCAGGTGGACCCTGAACTCTCCCCACTCGTCAGGCGACAGCTCACCGTTGTCCCAGCGCCGACGTCAACGCAGGGTTCTCCGTCTGGCGGCGATGCAGATGTCCGGCTTCTTGAGGTTCAGTACAGGGCCACAACCAATCGAATGCTCCGAGTCGCTGTCAACGGCTTCATGGAGAGCTTGAAACTCGTGGTGGAGGTTATGGAGCAGTTAGATACTGACGTTCTTGATCATCAACAATAA